One segment of Triticum aestivum cultivar Chinese Spring chromosome 2A, IWGSC CS RefSeq v2.1, whole genome shotgun sequence DNA contains the following:
- the LOC123186937 gene encoding pentatricopeptide repeat-containing protein At3g57430, chloroplastic-like, with protein MAATVAPPAAPPPTSATIRSLTAAGNHGAALRALSSLSASSAQLDHFALPPAIKSAAALRDGRAARALHAAALRRALIHRPTPAVGNALLTAYARCGDLDAALTLFAATPPELRDAVSYNSLISALCLFRQWERALDALRGMLAEARHDVSSFTLVSVLLACSHLAGDDGRRLGREAHAFALKHGFLDEGRERFPFNALLSMYARLGLVDDAQSLFRTTAAAFSPGGGDVVTWNTMISLLVQGGRCAEAVEVLYDMVALGVRPDGVTFASALPACSRLEMLALGREIHAVVLKDGDLAANSFVASALVDMYAGNERVGNARRVFDMVPEPGRQLGMWNAMICGYAQAGMDAEALQLFARMEAEAGCAPSETTMSGVLPACARSEGLAGKEAMHGYVVKRGMAGNRFVQNALMDMYARLGEMDVARRIFAMIDPRDIVSWNTLITGCVVQGHVAEAFQLVTEMQLPSSSSSTEDERCMPNNITLMTLLPGCAAQAAPARGKEIHGYAVRHALESDIAVGSALVDMYAKCGCLAASRAVFDRLPRRNVITWNVLIMAYGMHGLGGDAVALFDQMAAGGEATPNEVTFIAALAACSHSGLVDRGLELFRGMERDHGVKPTPDLHACVVDVLGRAGRLDEAYNIITSMEPGEHQVSAWSSLLGGCRLHRNVELGEIAAGRLFELEPDEASHYVLLCNIYSAAGMWEKSVAVRARMRRQGVAKEPGCSWIEVDGAIHRFMAGESAHPASAEVHAHMDALWERMRREGYAPDTSCVLHDVGEAEKAGMLRYHSEKLAIAFGLLRAPAGAAIRVAKNLRVCNDCHEAAKFMSKMVGREIVLRDVRRFHHFRDGSCSCGDYW; from the coding sequence ATGGCCGCCACTGTCGCCCCACCGGCGGCCCCGCCGCCCACCTCCGCCACCATCCGCTCCCTCACCGCCGCGGGGAACCACGGCGCCGCCCTCCGAGCGCTCTCCTCCCTCTCGGCCTCCTCCGCCCAGCTCGACCACTTCGCGCTCCCGCCGGCCATCAAGTCCGCGGCCGCGCTCCGGGACGGCCGGGCCGCGCGCGCGCTCCacgcggccgccctccgccgcgcgctcATCCACCGGCCCACCCCCGCCGTCGGCAACGCGCTCCTCACCGCCTACGCGCGCTGCGGCGACCTCGACGCGGCCCTCACGCTCTTCGCCGCCACGCCGCCGGAGCTCCGCGACGCCGTGTCCTACAACTCGCTCATCTCCGCGCTCTGCCTGTTCCGGCAGTGGGAGCGCGCGCTCGACGCCCTCCGCGGCATGCTCGCCGAGGCCCGCCACGACGTCAGCTCCTTCACCCTCGTCAGCGTGCTCCTCGCCTGctcccacctcgccggcgacgacggCCGCCGCCTCGGCCGCGAGGCCCACGCGTTCGCGCTCAAGCACGGCTTCCTCGACGAGGGCCGCGAGCGCTTCCCCTTCAACGCGCTGCTCTCCATGTacgcgcgcctcggcctcgtcGACGACGCGCAGTCGCTCTTCCGCACCACGGCGGCCGCGTTCTCccccggcggcggcgacgtcgtGACGTGGAACACCATGATCAGCCTGCTCGTGCAGGGCGGCCGGTGCGCCGAGGCCGTGGAGGTGCTCTACGACATGGTGGCCCTCGGCGTGCGGCCGGACGGCGTGACGTTCGCGAGCGCGCTCCCGGCTTGCtcgcggctggagatgctcgccCTCGGCCGGGAGATCCACGCCGTCGTCCTCAAGGATGGCGACCTCGCCGCCAACTCGTTCGTGGCGAGTGCGCTGGTGGACATGTACGCCGGCAACGAGCGGGTGGGCAACGCGCGGAGGGTGTTCGACATGGTGCCGGAGCCGGGCCGGCAGCTGGGCATGTGGAACGCCATGATCTGCGGCTACGCGCAGGCCGGCATGGACGCGGAGGCGCTCCAGCTCTTCGCGCGGATGGAGGCGGAGGCCGGGTGCGCGCCGAGCGAGACCACCATGTCCGGCGTGCTCCCGGCGTGCGCGCGCTCCGAGGGGCTCGCCGGCAAGGAGGCCATGCACGGGTACGTGGTGAAGCGCGGCATGGCGGGCAACCGGTTCGTGCAGAACGCGCTCATGGACATGTACGCGCGCCTCGGCGAGATGGACGTGGCGCGCCGGATCTTCGCCATGATCGACCCCCGCGACATCGTGTCCTGGAACACCCTCATCACCGGGTGCGTCGTGCAAGGTCACGTCGCCGAGGCGTTCCAGCTCGTCACGGAGATGCAGCtgccatcatcatcgtcatccacgGAAGATGAGAGGTGCATGCCGAACAACATCACGCTGATGACGCTGCTGCCGGGGTGCGCGGCgcaggcggcgccggcgagggggaAGGAGATCCACGGGTACGCGGTGAGGCACGCGCTGGAGTCGGACATCGCCGTGGGCAGCGCGCTGGTGGACATGTACGCCAAGTGCGGCTgcctggcggcgtcgagggcggtgTTCGACCGGCTGCCCAGGCGGAACGTCATCACCTGGAACGTCCTCATCATGGCCTACGGGATGCACGGGCTCGGCGGCGACGCGGTGGCGCTCTTCGACCAgatggcggcgggcggcgaggcgacgcCCAACGAGGTCACCTTCATCGCCGCCCTGGCCGCCTGCAGCCACTCCGGGCTGGTCGACCGCGGGCTGGAGCTGTTCCGCGGCATGGAGAGGGACCACGGCGTGAAGCCGACGCCGGACCTCCACGCCTGCGTCGTCGACGTGCTCGGCCGGGCGGGGAGGCTCGACGAGGCGTACAACATCATCACCTCCATGGAGCCCGGCGAGCACCAAGTGTCAGCATGGAGCAGCCTGCTAGGCGGCTGCCGGCTGCACCGGAACGTGGAGCTCGGCGAGATCGCTGCCGGGCGGCTCTTCGAGCTGGAGCCCGACGAAGCCAGCCACTACGTGCTCCTCTGCAACATCTACTCGGCCGCCGGGATGTGGGAGAAGTCGGTGGCGGTGCGGGCGAGGATGCGGCGGCAGGGCGTGGCCAAGGAGCCCGGGTGCAGCTGGATCGAGGTCGACGGCGCGATCCACCGGTTCATGGCGGGCGAGTCGGCGCACCCGGCGAGCGCGGAGGTGCACGCGCACATGGACGCGCTCTGGGAGCGGATGCGGCGCGAGGGGTACGCGCCGGACACGTCGTGCGTGCTCCACGACGTCGGCGAGGCCGAGAAGGCGGGCATGCTCCGGTACCACAGCGAGAAGCTGGCCATCGCCTTCGGGCTGCTGCGGGCGCCGGCCGGGGCCGCCATCAGGGTGGCCAAGAACCTGAGGGTGTGCAACGACTGCCATGAGGCGGCCAAGTTCATGTCCAAGATGGTTGGGCGGGAGATTGTGCTCAGGGATGTCAGGAGGTTCCACCATTTCCGGGACGGCTCCTGCTCATGTGGGGACTACTGGTAG
- the LOC123186938 gene encoding serine/arginine-rich splicing factor RS31: MRPVFVGNLDYDTRHSELDRLFYRYGRIERIDMKSGFAFVYFEDERDGDDAIRALDGYPFGPGRRRLSVEWSRGDRGTRRDDRDGYSKPPVNTKPTKTLFVINFDPINTRVSDLERHFGHFGRISNVRIRKNFAFVQFETQEEATKALDATHLTKLLDRVISVEYAFRDDSEPGDKYDRPSRGGGYGRQDDSSYRRSVSPMYRRSRPSPDYGRPASPQYGAYGRSRSPVRDRYRS; this comes from the exons ATGAGGCCCGTGTTCGTGGGGAACCTGGACTACGACACCCGCCACTCGGAGCTCGACCGCCTCTTCTACCGCTACGGCAGGATCGAGCGCATCGACATGAAGTCAG GGTTTGCTTTTGTCTACTTTGAGGATGAGCGTGATGGTGATGATGCCATACGGGCTCTGGATGGTTATCCCTTTGGCCCTGGGAGACGCAGACTTTCAGTGGAGTGGTCCCGG ggcgaccGTGGAACCAGACGTGATGACCGTGATGGCTACAGTAAACCACCGGTGAATACCAAGCCTACTAAGACACTGTTTGTCATTAACTTTGACCCGATCAACACAAGAGTCAGTGATCTTGAAAGGCATTTTGGTCATTTTGGGAGGATTTCAAATGTTCGGATAAGGAAGAACTTTGCTTTCGTGCAATTTGAAACACAGGAAGAAGCCACAAAAGCCCTAGATGCTACTCATTTGAC GAAGTTACTGGACAGAGTGATTTCTGTTGAGTATGCCTTCAGGGATGATAGTGAACCAGGTGACAAGTATGACAGGCCAAGTAGAGGTGGTGGCTATGGAAGGCAGGATGACAGTTCATATCGCCGTTCTGTTAGCCCAATGTACCGAAGGTCACGACCTAGTCCTGACTATGGCCGTCCAGCAAGTCCTCAGTATGGTGCATATGGCAGGAGCAGGAGTCCTGTTCGTGATCGATATCGAAG CTGA